A window of Microbispora hainanensis genomic DNA:
GTCCGTCGTCACGATCGGCGTGTTCGACGGCGTGCATCTCGGTCACCAGCGGATGGTGGCCCGAGCGGTCGAGATGGCCCGCGAGCTGGGGCTGCCCGCCGTGGCGATCACCTTCGACCCGCACCCCGACGAGGTGGTGCGTCCCGGCAGCCACCCGCCGCGGCTCACCACCACCGAGCGCAGGGTCGAGCTGCTCCACGCGCTGGGCGTCGACGCCGTGTGCGTGCTGCCGTTCACGCTGGAGTTCTCCCGGATGTCGCCGGACGAGTTCGTCCAGACGGCCCTGGTCGACCGGCTGCACGCCGCCGGGGTCGTGGTGGGGGAGAACTTCCGCTTCGGCCACAAGGCGTCGGGCGACCTGGAGACCCTGCGGACGCTGGGCGAGAAGTACGACTTCACGGCCGAGGGCGTGCCCCTGGTCAGCGACGGCGACGCCATCTCCTCCACGGTGATCCGGGAGCGGCTGGCCGAGGGTGACGTCGAGGGCGCGGCCGCCCTGCTGGGCCGTCCCCACCGGGTGGAGGGCGTGGTGGTCCGCGGCCACCAGCGGGGCCGGGCGCTCGGCTTCCCCACCGCGAACGTCGAGTCGCCGCCCAACACGGCCATCCCCGCCGAGGGCGTCTACGCGGGGTGGCTGCAGTGCACCCAGAGCCCCTCGCCGTACGAGGGGGAGCGCTGGCCTGCCGCGATCTCGATCGGGACCAACCCCACGTTCGACGGGGTGGAGCGCACGGTCGAGGCGTACGCGCTGGACCGCGACGACCTGGACCTGTACGGCGCGCATGTGGCCGTGGACTTCGGCGCCCGGCTGCGCGACACGCTCCGCTTCGACTCGATCGAGGCGCTGATCGAGCAGATGCACGACGACGTAGCCAGGGCGCGGGCGTTCACGTCCTGAAGGGCAGGCGTGACGCGGCGTGTCCTACGGGCTGGTAAGGTTGTATGTCAGCCATGCTCAGGTGGTGTAAGCCACCCGGCTGTCCTGTCACGGCGACTGTAGGCACGCACGGTCGTTCGCGGGATGGGAACCGTTGCGCGTGCCATTTCACCAGAATGGAGAAGCAGTGTCGCTTGACGCCGCTACCACCAAGTCCATCATCAGCGAGTACGGCACCAGCGAGGGTGACACCGGGTCGCCGGAGGTCCAGATCGCGCTTCTGAGCAAGCGGATCAGCGACCTCACGGAGCACCTCAAGACCCACAAGCACGACCACCACAGCCGCCGTGGTCTGCTCCTGCTGGTGGGCCGCCGGCGCCGGCTGCTGAAGTACCTGCAGGCCAAGGACATCACCCGCTACCGCTCGCTCATTGAGCGGCTGGGCCTTCGCCGATAAGGTGAGGAAGGAGCGGCGATTCTTCGCCGCTCCTTTTCCATAACCAGCCACAATGGCTGAGCACGACAACTCCATAGCCGAGACAACTGAATAGCCGAGACACAGTGCCCCGCGTCCGCAAGCAAGCCGCAGCGCGATCCCGCGGCGTGAGAGGGCCGGTCCTCGGTAGTGGCCCCCGGTCGGCGCGGCGACAGCCGCGCGGACGGACCGGGCGCTTCGATCGAAGACCGGCACTGCACCTGAACGGGGAGCCCGGCGAAAAAGAGGACGCGGGGAGACCGACCCGAAGAGGAGGTCCCCCGTGGAGGGTGTCCACAGCACAGAGGCCGTTATCGACAACGGTCCCTTCGGCACGCGCACGATCAGGTTCGAGACCGGGCGGCTGGCCCGGCAGGCGGCGGGTAGCGCCGTCGCGTACCTGGACGACGAGACGATGATCCTGTCCGCGACCACCGCGTCCAAGCATCCCAAGGAGAGCCTGGACTTCTTCCCGCTGACGGTGGACGTCGAGGAGCGGATGTACGCGGCCGGCCGCATTCCCGGCTCGTTCTTCCGCCGTGAGGGCAGGCCGTCCGAGGACGCGATCCTGACCTGCCGTTTGATCGACCGGCCGCTGCGCCCGTCGTTCGTCAAGGGCCTGCGCAACGAGATCCAGATCGTCGCGACGGTCATGGCCCTGCACCCCGAGCACCTGTACGACGTGATCGCGATCAACGCCGCGAGCATGTCCACGCAGCTCGCCGGGCTGCCGTTCTCCGGCCCGATCGGCGGCGTGCGCGTCGCGCTGATCGACGGCCAGTGGGTGGCGTTCCCGACCCACACCGAGCTCGAGCGCGCCACGTTCGACATGGTCGTCGCCGGGCGCGTCCTGGCCGACGGCGACGTCGCGATCATGATGGTCGAGGCCGAGTCGACCCGCGACACGCTCAAGCTGGTCGCCGAGGGCGCGGTCGCCCCGACCGAGGAGGCCGTGGCCCAGGGCCTGGAGGCCGCCAAGCCGTTCATCAAGGTGCTCTGCGAGGCCCAGTCGAAGCTGGCCGAGGTCGCCGCCAAGCCGACCGCCGAGTATCCGATCTTCCTCGACTACCAGGACGACGCCCTGGAGGCCGTGACCGCCGCCGTC
This region includes:
- a CDS encoding bifunctional riboflavin kinase/FAD synthetase, which translates into the protein MQSWHGLDEVPQDWGRSVVTIGVFDGVHLGHQRMVARAVEMARELGLPAVAITFDPHPDEVVRPGSHPPRLTTTERRVELLHALGVDAVCVLPFTLEFSRMSPDEFVQTALVDRLHAAGVVVGENFRFGHKASGDLETLRTLGEKYDFTAEGVPLVSDGDAISSTVIRERLAEGDVEGAAALLGRPHRVEGVVVRGHQRGRALGFPTANVESPPNTAIPAEGVYAGWLQCTQSPSPYEGERWPAAISIGTNPTFDGVERTVEAYALDRDDLDLYGAHVAVDFGARLRDTLRFDSIEALIEQMHDDVARARAFTS
- the rpsO gene encoding 30S ribosomal protein S15 — protein: MSLDAATTKSIISEYGTSEGDTGSPEVQIALLSKRISDLTEHLKTHKHDHHSRRGLLLLVGRRRRLLKYLQAKDITRYRSLIERLGLRR